From the Deltaproteobacteria bacterium genome, the window GGGCTTCTGCCTAATTTTAAGAAATTGATTGACGGCGGCGTATTTGCTGAGAACTGCCTGGTGCCGTTTCCCACGGTCACTCCGCCCAACTGGACGACGATTGT encodes:
- a CDS encoding alkaline phosphatase family protein, which gives rise to MAKMPKKAVVIGLDAASPKRIDEYAQEGLLPNFKKLIDGGVFAENCLVPFPTVTPPNWTTIV